In a single window of the Pseudogemmatithrix spongiicola genome:
- a CDS encoding molybdopterin-dependent oxidoreductase — protein sequence MTPNTTEATKGALTEVQEERAAVKRREFLKVLGVSTAATAAVGCGTTDVEKLIPYLVSPDNTVPGVSNYYATTCRECAAGCGLIVEVRDGRAIKAEGNPEHPVNRGALCARGQSSLQALYNPDRYRGPMKREGAMFVPTTWDDAIGILAQKLGEAKSRNAGRGVAFINGHEQGSFPAVLDQILAGYGAPAHLSYDAEAPVAVAIANRAAYGTSWPHHDFGAADLIVSFAADFLDGWGVPVPQQLEFAEARGKVEGAPRFIYVGARRTLTGLNADSWIPARPGTELTIVNALLGRGSLAAAAEEAGVAVALLEGLRDEIRNAKASAILGGGYTTNSGELAAAVAELNKQRGNVGKTILPNRGLNAFEGVATLADVRALTERMNAGDVTLAMVRNANPAYTTPPSLGFAAAFAKVPFKVAFSSIPDETTALCDLILPDHHSLESWGDAEPVNGRLSLQQPVMDPVFDSRSTADVLLAVAKSDPSLASRFPAADYRAWLASRVGGNSNLRSALTTAMINGSALSRTGSAGRTTAKPAAAGAGEYHLVTYLSPTVGDGRGANKPWLQELPDPVTKICWQTVVEMHGETAAALGIEDGDMVTVTTDAGTLTAPAFIYLGIRPDTIAVMVGRGQSESAGRYAVSGENAYALGAVTEDARTGAAVYGATKARLAKATGNQRLVTTEGSGRQHGRNIAQATTIAALLAGENEVKHHHFDGQASTEFEPGLRSPTANDAQGEFGVKGSKDKGMYDPEHWSGAAKRRWAMTIDLAKCTGCSACVTACYAENNIPTVGASWQGPVLLPDRTGFGANITRSREMSWIRLERYYEIDREPRDVKFDPAHPDFETRFIPMMCQHCGNAPCEPVCPVYATYHAPNGLNVQVYNRCVGTRYCSNNCPYKVRYYNWFGYGDPNRSQYAFPEPLHWQLNPDVTVRQKGIMEKCTFCVQRIKEAENRVALEGRDLQPDEFTTACAQACPSRAIIFGDAADENWSVAKWAKDRRAYHVFEELNTYTAVVYLQKVNHPAPSASAHA from the coding sequence ATGACTCCGAACACCACGGAAGCCACCAAGGGCGCCCTGACGGAAGTCCAAGAGGAGCGCGCGGCCGTCAAGCGCCGCGAGTTCCTCAAGGTCCTCGGCGTGTCCACCGCCGCCACCGCCGCCGTTGGCTGCGGGACGACGGACGTCGAGAAGCTCATTCCGTATCTCGTCTCGCCGGACAACACCGTCCCGGGCGTCTCGAACTACTACGCCACCACCTGCCGCGAGTGCGCCGCCGGTTGCGGCCTCATCGTCGAGGTGCGGGACGGCCGCGCGATCAAGGCCGAGGGCAACCCGGAGCACCCGGTGAACCGCGGTGCGCTCTGCGCGCGCGGCCAGTCGTCGCTGCAGGCGCTGTACAATCCGGATCGCTACCGCGGCCCGATGAAGCGTGAGGGCGCCATGTTCGTCCCGACCACCTGGGATGATGCCATCGGCATCCTCGCCCAGAAGCTCGGGGAGGCCAAGAGCCGCAACGCAGGCCGCGGCGTCGCCTTCATCAACGGACACGAGCAGGGCAGCTTCCCGGCCGTGCTCGACCAGATCCTCGCCGGCTACGGTGCACCTGCGCACCTGAGCTACGACGCCGAGGCGCCTGTTGCGGTGGCCATCGCGAATCGCGCGGCCTACGGCACGAGCTGGCCGCACCACGACTTCGGAGCCGCCGACCTCATCGTCTCCTTCGCCGCCGACTTCCTCGATGGCTGGGGCGTGCCGGTGCCGCAGCAGCTCGAGTTCGCGGAAGCCCGTGGCAAGGTCGAGGGCGCGCCGCGCTTCATCTATGTGGGCGCGCGTCGCACGCTGACCGGTCTCAACGCCGACTCGTGGATCCCGGCCCGCCCGGGCACCGAGTTGACGATCGTCAACGCCCTGCTCGGCCGTGGCTCGCTGGCCGCGGCTGCCGAGGAAGCCGGCGTCGCCGTCGCGCTGCTCGAAGGCCTGCGTGACGAGATCCGCAACGCGAAGGCCTCCGCGATCCTCGGCGGCGGCTACACCACCAACAGCGGCGAGCTCGCCGCGGCGGTGGCTGAGCTCAACAAGCAGCGCGGCAACGTCGGCAAGACCATCCTGCCGAACCGCGGCCTCAACGCCTTCGAAGGCGTGGCCACGCTGGCCGATGTCCGTGCGCTCACCGAGCGCATGAATGCCGGCGACGTCACGCTCGCGATGGTCCGCAACGCGAACCCGGCGTACACGACGCCGCCGAGCCTCGGCTTCGCCGCGGCCTTCGCGAAGGTGCCGTTCAAGGTTGCGTTCTCGAGCATCCCGGACGAAACCACGGCGCTGTGCGACCTGATCCTCCCCGATCATCACTCGCTCGAGAGCTGGGGTGATGCGGAGCCGGTGAACGGCCGTCTCTCCCTGCAGCAGCCGGTGATGGATCCGGTGTTCGATTCCCGCTCGACGGCTGACGTGCTCCTCGCCGTCGCCAAGAGCGATCCGTCGCTGGCGTCGCGTTTCCCGGCCGCCGATTACCGCGCCTGGCTCGCCAGCCGCGTCGGCGGCAACAGCAACCTGCGCAGCGCGCTGACCACGGCGATGATCAACGGCTCGGCGCTCTCGCGCACGGGCAGCGCCGGTCGCACGACGGCGAAGCCGGCGGCCGCCGGGGCGGGTGAGTACCACCTCGTCACCTACCTCTCGCCGACGGTCGGCGACGGCCGCGGTGCGAACAAGCCCTGGCTGCAGGAGCTGCCGGATCCCGTCACGAAGATCTGCTGGCAGACCGTCGTCGAGATGCACGGCGAGACCGCCGCGGCCCTCGGCATCGAGGACGGCGACATGGTCACCGTCACGACGGACGCGGGCACGCTCACTGCGCCGGCGTTCATCTACCTCGGCATCCGTCCGGACACGATCGCGGTGATGGTCGGCCGCGGTCAGTCCGAGTCGGCGGGTCGCTACGCGGTCTCCGGTGAGAATGCCTATGCGCTCGGCGCCGTGACCGAGGACGCGCGCACGGGTGCCGCGGTCTACGGTGCGACGAAGGCGCGCCTCGCGAAGGCCACCGGCAACCAGCGCTTGGTGACCACGGAAGGCTCGGGTCGCCAGCACGGCCGCAACATCGCGCAGGCGACGACGATCGCCGCGCTGCTCGCCGGCGAGAACGAGGTGAAGCACCACCACTTCGACGGCCAGGCCAGCACGGAGTTCGAGCCCGGCCTGCGGTCGCCGACGGCGAACGACGCGCAGGGCGAGTTCGGCGTGAAGGGCTCGAAGGACAAGGGCATGTACGACCCCGAACACTGGAGCGGCGCGGCCAAGCGTCGCTGGGCGATGACGATCGACCTCGCCAAGTGCACGGGCTGCTCGGCCTGCGTGACGGCCTGCTACGCCGAGAACAACATCCCGACGGTGGGTGCCTCGTGGCAGGGCCCGGTGCTGCTGCCGGACCGCACGGGCTTCGGCGCCAACATCACGCGCTCGCGCGAGATGAGCTGGATCCGCCTCGAGCGCTACTACGAGATCGACCGCGAGCCGCGCGACGTGAAGTTCGACCCCGCGCATCCGGACTTCGAGACGCGCTTCATCCCGATGATGTGCCAGCACTGCGGCAACGCGCCCTGCGAGCCGGTGTGCCCCGTGTACGCGACGTACCATGCGCCGAACGGGCTCAACGTGCAGGTCTACAACCGCTGCGTCGGCACGCGGTACTGCTCGAACAACTGCCCGTACAAGGTCCGCTACTACAACTGGTTCGGCTACGGCGATCCGAACCGCTCGCAGTACGCGTTCCCGGAGCCGCTGCACTGGCAGCTGAATCCGGACGTGACGGTCCGCCAGAAGGGCATCATGGAGAAGTGCACGTTCTGCGTGCAGCGCATCAAGGAAGCCGAGAACCGCGTGGCGCTCGAGGGTCGCGACCTGCAGCCCGACGAGTTCACGACGGCCTGCGCGCAGGCTTGCCCGTCCCGCGCCATCATCTTCGGCGACGCGGCGGACGAGAACTGGTCGGTGGCGAAGTGGGCGAAGGACCGCCGCGCCTACCATGTGTTCGAAGAGCTCAACACCTACACCGCGGTGGTCTACTTGCAGAAGGTCAACCATCCGGCGCCGTCGGCGTCGGCCCACGCGTAA
- a CDS encoding cytochrome c3 family protein, translating to MTGRSKWVLIPGTVAIAIAATMLSAYAGSQTAQEAAPAGAAETATQAANREAAGKAQPGPWAYSGASGYTFYVGGGIGRSPEQPVKFPHPVHVNTLQMNCAFCHNAAGQSPDPGLPAVGTCMACHTLVGTDRPEIQKLSEYWAKRQPVPWVRVHKVPEYVHFPHMRHVNAGVTCQTCHGQVNNMPQVFQTQSLNMGWCVQCHVNGYSPAEGMRAAGYEPDSATLAMPRKKANYDCATCHY from the coding sequence ATGACGGGTCGTAGCAAGTGGGTCCTGATTCCTGGGACGGTCGCGATTGCCATCGCGGCCACGATGCTCTCCGCCTACGCGGGGTCGCAGACGGCGCAGGAGGCCGCACCGGCTGGTGCGGCGGAGACCGCCACCCAGGCCGCCAATCGTGAGGCCGCCGGCAAGGCGCAGCCCGGTCCTTGGGCGTACAGCGGCGCCTCCGGCTACACGTTCTACGTCGGCGGTGGCATCGGCCGCTCGCCGGAGCAGCCGGTGAAGTTCCCGCACCCGGTGCACGTGAACACGCTGCAGATGAACTGCGCGTTCTGTCACAACGCTGCCGGGCAGTCGCCGGACCCGGGTCTCCCCGCCGTCGGCACCTGCATGGCCTGCCACACGCTCGTCGGCACGGACCGCCCGGAGATCCAGAAGCTTTCCGAATACTGGGCCAAGCGCCAACCGGTGCCGTGGGTCCGCGTGCACAAGGTGCCGGAGTACGTGCACTTCCCGCACATGCGTCACGTCAACGCCGGCGTGACCTGCCAGACTTGCCACGGCCAAGTGAACAACATGCCGCAGGTCTTCCAGACGCAGTCGCTGAACATGGGCTGGTGCGTCCAGTGCCACGTGAACGGCTACTCGCCGGCCGAGGGCATGCGCGCCGCCGGGTACGAACCCGACTCCGCCACGCTCGCCATGCCGCGCAAGAAGGCGAACTACGATTGCGCCACCTGCCACTACTAA
- a CDS encoding RNA methyltransferase → MSVLHRVAIVLNKPQDQVNIAAVVRVMKNFGFVDLRLVDPVPYDPWRIEGVAHGTRDLVERIRHFATLDEALADCVYVAAFGAKRRAHRWPVTEPRALAGTLLEKVPDGTVALLFGQEDHGLPNEAIDRGQVLVRIPTTEHASLNVAQAVNIALYELHVAAGDATREVARHKHHAALPKHDEWERALGDIDRALAAIAFYRTRNPEHIMRTVRSLLNRAGPDSRELTLVRAIGIEVLRTIDRVKRGLDPE, encoded by the coding sequence ATGTCCGTCCTGCACCGCGTCGCCATCGTCCTCAACAAGCCGCAAGACCAGGTGAACATCGCCGCCGTCGTGCGTGTGATGAAGAACTTCGGTTTCGTCGACCTGCGGCTGGTGGATCCCGTGCCCTACGATCCGTGGCGCATCGAGGGTGTGGCGCACGGGACGCGCGACTTGGTGGAGCGCATCCGCCACTTCGCCACCCTCGACGAGGCCCTGGCCGACTGCGTGTACGTCGCGGCGTTCGGCGCCAAGCGCCGCGCACACCGCTGGCCCGTCACGGAACCGCGCGCGCTGGCCGGGACCCTGCTGGAGAAGGTTCCCGACGGTACGGTGGCGTTGCTCTTCGGGCAGGAGGATCATGGCCTGCCGAACGAGGCCATCGACCGCGGGCAGGTCTTGGTGCGCATCCCCACGACGGAGCATGCCTCGCTGAACGTGGCGCAGGCGGTGAACATCGCGCTCTACGAGCTCCACGTGGCGGCCGGCGACGCGACGCGCGAGGTGGCGCGGCACAAGCATCATGCGGCGCTGCCCAAGCACGACGAGTGGGAGCGGGCGCTGGGGGACATCGACCGTGCGCTGGCGGCGATCGCGTTCTACCGGACGCGGAACCCGGAACACATCATGCGGACCGTGCGTTCGCTGCTCAATCGCGCGGGACCTGACAGTCGCGAGCTGACGTTGGTGCGGGCGATCGGCATCGAAGTGCTGCGTACGATTGACCGTGTGAAGCGCGGGTTGGACCCGGAGTAG
- the nrfD gene encoding NrfD/PsrC family molybdoenzyme membrane anchor subunit: MATLAQPVDEPRRPNIASADIQLPAVTSYEQVDSEILSILKPTKAWFMGLLLALAALALGIFSWTYQIHQGLGVAGYNPPVMWGVYIITFVFWVGIGHAGTLISAILYLFRAGFRTTIYRAAEAMTVFAVMTAGLFPIIHIGRPWKFFWLIPYPNWRLLWPNFKSPLVWDVFAITTYLTISTTFLYVGLIPDIAVLRDKETNPVRKRILALLSFGWRNSEREWRHFARAYLFLAAFSTPLVLSVHSVVSFDFAMGIVPGWHTTIFPPYFVAGAIFSGFAMVWTIAIPMRKWFNLKHYITLNHLDATAKMVLFTSLVVGLAYLIEFFIAWYGGIPYEQDYFWNRVFGQWWWAAWIMLTCNMILPLSLFSQKLRRNPTWLFILSIFINIGMWFERFVIVVPSLSHDVEPWQWSSYVPTWVDYGLLIGSFGWFFMWFLLFIKQLPIMALAEIKEIVPPKMKKSHSHHGGH, from the coding sequence ATGGCTACGCTCGCGCAGCCCGTGGACGAACCCCGCCGCCCGAACATCGCGTCGGCGGACATCCAGCTCCCGGCAGTCACCAGCTACGAACAGGTCGACAGCGAGATCCTGTCGATCCTGAAGCCCACCAAGGCGTGGTTCATGGGCCTGCTCCTGGCCCTCGCCGCGTTGGCGCTCGGCATCTTCTCGTGGACCTACCAGATCCACCAGGGCCTCGGCGTCGCCGGCTACAACCCGCCGGTGATGTGGGGCGTGTACATCATCACCTTCGTGTTCTGGGTCGGCATCGGCCACGCCGGGACGCTCATCTCCGCGATCCTCTACCTGTTCCGCGCCGGCTTCCGCACGACGATCTACCGTGCAGCCGAGGCGATGACGGTGTTCGCGGTCATGACGGCCGGCCTCTTCCCGATCATCCACATCGGCCGGCCGTGGAAGTTCTTCTGGCTGATCCCGTATCCGAACTGGCGTCTCCTGTGGCCGAACTTCAAGTCGCCGCTGGTGTGGGACGTGTTCGCGATCACGACGTACCTGACGATCTCGACGACGTTCCTCTACGTCGGCCTGATCCCGGACATCGCGGTGCTGCGTGACAAGGAGACGAACCCGGTCCGCAAGCGCATCCTCGCGTTGCTCTCGTTCGGCTGGCGCAACTCGGAGCGCGAGTGGCGGCACTTCGCCCGCGCCTACCTGTTCCTCGCCGCGTTCTCGACGCCGCTGGTGCTCTCGGTGCACTCGGTGGTGTCCTTCGACTTCGCGATGGGCATCGTGCCGGGCTGGCACACGACGATCTTCCCGCCGTACTTCGTCGCCGGCGCCATCTTCTCTGGCTTCGCGATGGTGTGGACGATCGCCATCCCGATGCGCAAGTGGTTCAACCTCAAGCACTACATCACGCTGAACCACCTCGACGCCACGGCGAAGATGGTGCTGTTCACGTCGCTGGTGGTGGGCCTCGCGTACCTGATCGAGTTCTTCATCGCCTGGTACGGCGGCATCCCCTACGAGCAGGACTACTTCTGGAACCGCGTCTTCGGCCAGTGGTGGTGGGCCGCCTGGATCATGCTCACCTGCAACATGATCCTGCCGCTCTCGCTGTTCTCGCAGAAGCTGCGCCGCAACCCGACCTGGCTGTTCATCCTGTCGATCTTCATCAACATCGGCATGTGGTTCGAGCGCTTCGTCATCGTGGTGCCGTCGCTCTCGCACGACGTCGAACCGTGGCAGTGGTCGAGCTACGTGCCGACCTGGGTCGACTACGGCCTGCTGATCGGCTCGTTCGGCTGGTTCTTCATGTGGTTCCTGCTCTTCATCAAGCAGCTGCCCATCATGGCGCTGGCGGAAATCAAGGAAATCGTGCCGCCGAAGATGAAGAAGTCGCACTCGCACCACGGGGGGCACTGA
- a CDS encoding cation:proton antiporter: MNFPVPLLAAAGGNTEFEHLLLVLVAVIVATKLMGALAQKFGQPAVLGELVAGVVLGGSVLGILDPSDSVVHALSELGVLILLFQIGLHTDLRSLAKVGSTALFAGAVGVVLPFVGGFGVARVMGVETLTAIVIGAALTATSIGISARVLSDLGQLKTPEGQVVIGAAVFDDVVGLIILSIVASMVAGADLTVGGIGQIAGVAIGFVVIALALGSVAIPPLFRIIERVRVSGTLSAAAMGFALMLALLATQAGSAMIIGAFAAGLILHPTPQRHEIEESVTQLGFFFVPMFFATVGASIDLGALMTREALTIGGLLVVVGVIGKVVAGYAPWWFKGNKLLVGVALVPRGEVGLIFAQLGLAAGVLTNERFGALMLMVVVTTFVTPPLLSLIAGRGTPNEEGAPDHVGIDDLVVGSSSRKSRKIKALHPTDH, from the coding sequence GTGAACTTTCCCGTACCGCTCCTCGCCGCCGCCGGCGGCAATACCGAATTCGAACACCTGCTCCTCGTCCTTGTCGCGGTCATCGTCGCGACGAAGCTGATGGGTGCGTTGGCGCAGAAGTTCGGGCAGCCCGCCGTGCTCGGCGAGCTCGTCGCCGGTGTGGTCCTCGGCGGCAGCGTCCTCGGCATCCTCGACCCGTCCGACAGCGTGGTCCATGCGCTCTCGGAACTCGGCGTGCTGATCCTGCTGTTCCAGATCGGACTGCACACGGACCTGCGCTCGCTGGCCAAGGTGGGGTCGACCGCCCTCTTCGCCGGCGCGGTCGGCGTCGTGCTGCCCTTCGTGGGTGGCTTCGGCGTGGCGCGCGTGATGGGCGTCGAGACGCTCACCGCCATCGTCATCGGCGCCGCGTTGACCGCGACTTCCATCGGCATCTCGGCGCGCGTGCTGTCGGACCTTGGGCAGCTCAAGACGCCCGAGGGCCAGGTGGTGATCGGTGCCGCGGTCTTCGACGACGTCGTCGGCCTCATCATCCTGTCGATCGTGGCGAGCATGGTCGCCGGCGCCGACCTCACGGTCGGCGGCATCGGCCAGATCGCCGGCGTGGCGATCGGCTTCGTCGTGATCGCGCTCGCCCTCGGCAGCGTGGCCATCCCGCCACTGTTCCGCATCATCGAGCGCGTGCGCGTGTCCGGCACGCTCAGTGCCGCGGCGATGGGCTTTGCGCTGATGCTCGCACTACTCGCCACGCAGGCCGGATCGGCGATGATCATCGGCGCCTTCGCGGCGGGCCTCATCCTCCATCCCACGCCGCAGCGGCATGAGATCGAGGAGAGCGTGACGCAGCTCGGCTTCTTCTTCGTGCCCATGTTCTTCGCCACGGTCGGTGCGTCGATCGATCTCGGCGCCCTCATGACGCGCGAGGCGCTGACCATCGGCGGCCTGCTCGTCGTCGTGGGCGTCATCGGCAAGGTGGTCGCCGGTTACGCCCCCTGGTGGTTCAAGGGCAACAAGCTGCTGGTCGGCGTGGCCCTCGTGCCGCGCGGCGAGGTGGGGCTCATCTTCGCCCAGCTCGGTCTCGCCGCCGGGGTGCTCACCAACGAGCGGTTTGGCGCGCTGATGTTGATGGTGGTCGTGACCACCTTCGTGACGCCGCCGCTGCTCAGCCTGATTGCCGGGCGCGGCACGCCGAACGAGGAAGGCGCACCCGACCACGTCGGCATCGACGATCTCGTCGTGGGCTCGAGCAGCCGGAAGTCGCGGAAGATCAAGGCGCTGCATCCGACGGATCACTGA
- the speA gene encoding biosynthetic arginine decarboxylase — protein sequence MASTSRPESAAAPAPKPPVEPQPWSVERAKALYNIEGWGDGFFDINEKGRVVVRPDKDQPERTLDLFELAHDLEAQGVGLPVLLRFSEILKARIENLHQRFANAITEFQYEGQYTTVYPIKVNQQRHVVEEIVEFGHATGVGLECGSKPELQAVLALTDRTDHLIICNGYKDEEFMRLALMGQRLGHRVMIVIEQVSELDVLMQVAADLKIEPTIGVRIKLSAEGSGRWAQSGGEKSKFGLNAAQLMQVIERLRAAGKTEWLRLIHFHLGSQITDIRFIKRGLQEVSRFYVELRRLGLSIDYVDVGGGLGVDYDGTQSTAQASMNYSSQEYANDIVYTLAETCREEGLPHPHIISESGRALTAHHALMLISVIDVESANDPSPPALTEEDHTLLHEMAEDLKTLGRKNLSMRRIHEIYHDATFDKERAQQLFNSGVLSLRERAIAEQFYLCSLNAVAKLVSGKRERFDDIIRDLDAALVDRYFANFSLFQSLPDNWAIDQLFPIMPIHRLDEEPSRRGTIQDVTCDSDGKIDRFIGGRDGQPSLPLHVFKDGDAYILGIFLTGAYQEILGDLHNLFGDTNAVHIRLRGDAYEVTHLVHGDTVTEVLDYVEFRASDLLATFRRKVQGAKGISREEANMFIAEYVAGLEGYTYLEGEAAR from the coding sequence ATGGCCTCTACGTCCCGCCCCGAGTCCGCCGCCGCTCCGGCGCCGAAGCCGCCCGTCGAACCCCAGCCCTGGTCCGTCGAGCGCGCGAAGGCGCTCTACAACATCGAGGGATGGGGCGACGGCTTCTTCGACATCAATGAGAAGGGGCGCGTCGTAGTCCGGCCCGACAAGGACCAGCCGGAGCGCACGCTGGACCTCTTCGAGCTCGCCCACGACCTCGAGGCCCAGGGCGTCGGCCTGCCGGTGCTGCTGCGCTTCTCCGAGATCCTCAAGGCGCGCATCGAGAACCTGCACCAGCGCTTCGCCAACGCGATCACCGAGTTCCAGTACGAAGGGCAGTACACCACGGTGTATCCGATCAAGGTGAATCAGCAGCGGCACGTCGTCGAGGAGATCGTCGAGTTCGGCCACGCGACGGGCGTCGGCCTGGAGTGCGGCTCGAAGCCCGAGCTGCAGGCGGTGCTCGCGCTCACCGACCGCACCGACCACCTGATCATCTGCAATGGCTACAAGGACGAGGAGTTCATGCGCCTCGCCCTCATGGGCCAGCGCCTCGGCCATCGCGTGATGATCGTCATCGAGCAGGTGAGCGAGCTCGACGTGCTCATGCAGGTCGCCGCGGACCTCAAGATCGAGCCGACGATCGGCGTGCGCATCAAGCTCTCGGCCGAAGGCTCGGGCCGTTGGGCCCAGTCGGGCGGCGAGAAGTCCAAGTTCGGCCTCAACGCGGCGCAGCTCATGCAGGTCATCGAGCGGCTGCGCGCGGCCGGCAAGACGGAGTGGCTGCGTCTGATCCACTTCCACCTCGGCTCGCAGATCACCGACATCCGCTTCATCAAGCGCGGCCTGCAGGAGGTCTCGCGCTTCTATGTGGAGCTGCGCCGCCTCGGGCTCTCGATCGACTACGTGGACGTCGGCGGCGGCCTCGGGGTGGACTACGACGGCACGCAGAGCACGGCGCAGGCGTCGATGAACTACTCCTCGCAGGAGTATGCCAACGACATCGTCTACACGCTGGCCGAGACCTGCCGCGAGGAAGGACTGCCGCATCCGCACATCATTTCGGAATCCGGGCGCGCGCTCACGGCGCACCACGCGCTGATGCTCATCAGCGTCATCGACGTGGAGTCGGCGAACGATCCGTCGCCGCCGGCGCTCACGGAGGAGGACCACACGCTCCTCCACGAGATGGCCGAGGACCTGAAGACGCTGGGGCGCAAGAACCTCTCCATGCGCCGCATCCACGAGATCTACCACGACGCCACGTTCGACAAGGAGCGCGCCCAGCAGCTGTTCAACTCGGGCGTGCTCTCGCTGCGCGAGCGCGCGATCGCCGAGCAGTTCTACCTCTGCTCGCTCAACGCGGTGGCCAAGCTCGTGAGCGGCAAGCGCGAGCGCTTCGACGACATCATCCGCGACCTCGACGCGGCGCTCGTTGACCGCTACTTCGCGAACTTCTCGCTCTTCCAGTCGCTGCCCGACAACTGGGCCATCGACCAGCTCTTCCCGATCATGCCGATCCACCGCCTCGACGAGGAACCCTCGCGTCGCGGGACGATCCAGGACGTGACCTGCGACTCGGACGGCAAGATCGACCGCTTCATCGGCGGCCGCGACGGCCAGCCGTCGCTGCCGCTGCACGTGTTCAAGGATGGCGATGCCTACATCCTCGGCATCTTCCTCACGGGCGCGTACCAGGAAATCCTCGGCGACCTGCACAACCTGTTCGGCGACACGAACGCCGTCCACATCCGCCTGCGCGGCGACGCGTACGAGGTCACGCACCTCGTGCACGGCGACACGGTCACCGAAGTGCTCGACTACGTGGAGTTCCGCGCCTCCGACCTGCTCGCGACGTTCCGTCGCAAGGTGCAGGGCGCGAAGGGCATCTCGCGCGAGGAAGCGAACATGTTCATCGCCGAGTACGTCGCGGGGCTCGAAGGCTACACGTACCTCGAAGGCGAAGCGGCGCGATAG
- a CDS encoding superoxide dismutase: protein MAHTLPALPYATTALEPHIDAQTMEIHHGKHHNAYVTNLNAAIDKAPELASWSLEQLNRDIAKVPESVRTAVRNNGGGHWNHSLFWATMAPNAGGEPGAELGAAITKAFGDFGKFRDAFKAAATGRFGSGWAWLVAAKDGTVSIESTPNQDNPLMEGRHALLGLDVWEHAYYLKYQNRRPDYIDAWWNVVNWAEVAKRYGAR from the coding sequence ATGGCCCATACGCTTCCCGCCCTGCCCTACGCGACGACCGCGCTCGAGCCGCACATCGACGCGCAGACGATGGAGATCCACCACGGCAAGCACCACAATGCCTACGTGACGAATCTCAACGCGGCGATCGACAAGGCCCCCGAGCTCGCGTCGTGGTCGCTGGAGCAGCTGAACCGCGACATCGCGAAGGTGCCGGAGTCCGTGCGCACGGCCGTGCGCAACAACGGCGGCGGCCACTGGAACCACTCGCTCTTCTGGGCGACGATGGCCCCCAATGCCGGCGGTGAGCCGGGCGCCGAGCTCGGCGCAGCCATCACGAAGGCGTTTGGCGACTTCGGCAAGTTCCGCGACGCCTTCAAGGCGGCGGCCACCGGCCGCTTCGGCTCCGGCTGGGCCTGGCTCGTGGCCGCCAAGGACGGCACGGTGAGCATCGAGAGCACGCCGAACCAGGACAACCCGCTCATGGAAGGCCGGCACGCGCTGCTCGGTCTCGACGTCTGGGAGCACGCGTACTACCTCAAGTACCAGAACCGTCGCCCCGACTACATCGATGCCTGGTGGAACGTGGTCAACTGGGCCGAGGTCGCCAAGCGCTACGGCGCGCGCTGA
- a CDS encoding DedA family protein: MDFLLDLFHQLRDLESLVATAGYVGITAIIFIETGLLFPFLPGDSLLVTAGLAAAAVNSPLNVWTLGLLCSVAAIVGDQIAYGIGRRSGEALFKREDSRWFKQSHLRAAHDFYEKHGGKTIILARFMPFARTFAPVVAGAAKMHYPTFVFYNVIGGLLWIWSMLLTGFYVVKMVPGLDQHVEKLIIGIILLSITPGIYGWWKARQSRGNAAAR, translated from the coding sequence ATGGATTTCCTCCTCGATCTCTTCCACCAGCTCCGCGACCTTGAGTCGCTCGTCGCGACCGCCGGCTACGTCGGCATCACCGCGATCATCTTCATCGAGACGGGACTGCTCTTCCCGTTCCTCCCCGGCGACTCGCTGCTCGTCACCGCAGGCCTCGCCGCCGCGGCCGTCAACTCGCCGCTCAACGTCTGGACCCTCGGCCTGCTCTGCTCGGTCGCCGCCATCGTGGGCGACCAGATCGCCTACGGCATCGGGCGTCGCTCGGGCGAGGCGCTGTTCAAGCGCGAGGACTCGCGCTGGTTCAAGCAGAGCCATCTCCGGGCCGCGCATGACTTCTACGAGAAGCACGGCGGCAAGACGATCATCCTCGCCCGCTTCATGCCCTTCGCGCGGACCTTTGCGCCGGTGGTCGCGGGCGCGGCGAAGATGCACTACCCGACCTTCGTCTTCTACAACGTGATCGGCGGCTTGCTCTGGATCTGGTCGATGCTGCTGACCGGCTTCTATGTCGTGAAGATGGTGCCCGGCCTCGACCAGCACGTCGAGAAGCTGATCATCGGCATCATCCTGCTCTCCATCACGCCGGGCATCTACGGCTGGTGGAAAGCACGGCAGTCCCGCGGGAATGCCGCGGCGCGCTGA